The proteins below come from a single Mangifera indica cultivar Alphonso chromosome 16, CATAS_Mindica_2.1, whole genome shotgun sequence genomic window:
- the LOC123198726 gene encoding lysine-rich arabinogalactan protein 18-like yields the protein MDRKCAIAFALICVVVAGVGGQSPAAAPTTTPVSAAPTTTPVSAAPPTTAPVKAPVAVPVTAPAKAPAKPKSPAPVTAPATAPAKETVPAPVEAPTSTPPAAAPKSSPPAPVPVAKSPPVAAPVTAPEAAPVTPVAAPVTAPEAAPVTPVAAPTTPVEVPAPAPSKKKKPTKKHIAPAPGPSLLSPPAPPTEAPGPSLDALSPGPSTVADESGAEAIKQTLLGGLGIGLAVMGLIF from the exons atggATCGGAAATGTGCAATCGCATTTGCTCTTATTTGCGTCGTTGTCGCCGGTGTCGGTGGCCAGTCTCCGGCGGCCGCACCGACGACAACTCCAGTGTCGGCTGCGCCAACGACGACTCCAGTGTCTGCTGCTCCACCGACAACAGCTCCCGTTAAAGCTCCTGTTGCAGTCCCTGTAACAGCCCCAGCAAAAGCCCCGGCCAAGCCGAAGTCGCCAGCTCCCGTCACAGCGCCGGCAACGGCTCCTGCTAAAGAGACAGTTCCTGCTCCTGTGGAGGCACCGACATCAACACCTCCCGCGGCTGCGCCCAAGAGTTCGCCGCCAGCTCCAGTTCCAGTGGCGAAATCACCTCCAGTGGCTGCCCCAGTAACTGCTCCCGAGGCCGCTCCTGTCACTCCAGTGGCTGCCCCAGTAACTGCTCCCGAGGCTGCTCCTGTCACTCCAGTGGCTGCGCCTACTACTCCCGTGGAGGTGCCGGCACCGGCTCCaagcaagaagaagaagccgACAAAGAAGCACATTGCTCCTGCTCCTGGCCCCTCTCTGTTGAGCCCTCCTGCGCCACCAACGGAGGCTCCGGGACCTAGTTTGGATGCATTGTCTCCTGGCCCGTCTACGGTCGCCGATGAG AGTGGAGCAGAAGCGATCAAACAGACATTATTGGGTGGATTGGGCATTGGATTGGCTGTGATGGGTTTGATCTTCTAG
- the LOC123199769 gene encoding uncharacterized protein LOC123199769 — protein MSINKKIRGFFQDSLSIVLLIQVLWLLEHWMVKLLLPTMEWGIFLIISHTEWHILFSASVGLRIDPPSGSCDEHVVHICCAQTGRRLRDIYLEDSESAKFLSVQSLKGDPFRVSSCLTQFQSYQAREGREYKNLLLLNKSNKIILILVNPKPNASSA, from the exons ATGtctataaacaagaaaataagagGCTTCTTTCAAGACAGTTTGAGTATCGTCCTTCTAATTCAAGTCTTATGGCTTTTGGAACACTGGATGGTGAAGTTGTTGTTACCAACCATGGAATGGGGAATATTTCTAATTATATCCCATACAGAGTGGCACATACTGTTCTCGGCCTCTGTTGGCTTAAGAATTGACCCTCCAAG TGGCAGTTGTGATGAACACGTTGTCCACATCTGCTGTGCTCAAACTGGAAGACGACTGAGGGATATTTATTTGGAG GATAGCGAGTCCGCAAAATTTCTGTCTGTGCAGTCCTTAAAGGGAGATCCCTTCAGGGTAAGCTCTTGTTTAACACAATTCCAGTCATATCAAGCCAGAGAAGGTAGGGAATACAAAAATCTATTACTActtaacaaatcaaacaagataatacTAATATTAGTAAATCCTAAACCAAATGCCTCCTCTGCTTAA
- the LOC123199595 gene encoding protein FAR-RED IMPAIRED RESPONSE 1-like, whose protein sequence is MAVRVRGLTDNHFEEFDYTRSLEEEWEPKPGMVYDSLENLVQDYKSYGNKKGFAAIIRSTTKGDDGDVKYVALACSCHGKARSNCRNAFKMHPMTKTDCKARIHASIRFDGKWTISSIILDHNHELSSPTKTRYFKSNRIIHLSVKRKLEVNNKTDIRPNKNFNVLIVEVGGAENLPFLQKDCRNYIEKVRRLRLGVGDASAIQKYFLKMQSENSNFFNT, encoded by the exons ATGGCTGTTCGTGTCAGAGGATTGACT GATAATCATTTTGAAGAATTTGATTATACAAGAAGTTTAGAAGAGGAATGGGAGCCTAAGCCTGGAATGGTTTATGATTCGTTAGAGAATCTTGTTCAAGACTATAAAAGCTATGGAAATAAGAAGGGTTTTGCAGCTATTATACGATCAACAACAAAAGGAGATGATGGAGATGTAAAATATGTGGCGTTGGCTTGTTCTTGTCATGGCAAGGCTAGAAGTAATTGCAGGAATGCTTTTAAAATGCATCCAATGACAAAAACAGATTGCAAGGCTCGAATTCATGCAAGCATACGTTTCGATGGTAAATGGACAATATCTTCAATTATATTAGATCATAACCATGAACTCAGTAGTCCTACCAAGACTAGATACTTTAAGAGCAATCGAATAATACATCTATCTGTGAAAAGAAAGCTTGAAGTGAATAATAAGACTGACATTAgaccaaataaaaatttcaatgttTTAATAGTTGAAGTAGGCGGTGCTGAAAATTTGCCGTTCCTACAAAAAGATTGTAGGAATTATATTGAAAAGGTAAGAAGGCTACGACTTGGTGTTGGAGATGCTTCTGCAATTcagaaatattttcttaaaatgcaaagtgagaattcaaatttcttcaACACATGA
- the LOC123199597 gene encoding peamaclein-like, translating to MKVFLTSLLLVSLLLCSAHFQCGVADCQRAAPQPPVAPGPAGSEVFCNAKCEGRCAKAGEQKRCKKYCMICCSECKCVPSGTYGNKSECPCYGDKLNSKGKPKCP from the exons ATGAAGGTTTTCCTAACAAGTTTGCTTCTGGTTTCACTGCTGCTATGCTCTGCTCATTTCCAATGCGGCGTTGCTGACTGTCAAAGGGCAGCTCCTCAGCCTCCTGTTGCTCCCGGTCCAGCTG GTTCGGAAGTGTTTTGTAATGCCAAGTGCGAGGGGAGATGTGCGAAAGCGGGTGAACAAAAACGTTGCAAGAAATATTGCATGATTTGTTGCAGTGAGTGCAAGTGTGTTCCTTCTGGTACTTATGGAAACAAATCGGAGTGCCCTTGCTATGGAGACAAGTTGAACTCCAAGGGGAAGCCCAAGTGCCCTTGA
- the LOC123198471 gene encoding peamaclein-like, with protein MKVFLTSLLLVSLLLCSALFQCGVADSQRAAPQPPVAPGPAVAGSEVFCNAKCEGRCAKAGEQKRCKKYCMICCSECKCVPSGTYGNKSECPCYRDKLNSKENPKCP; from the exons ATGAAGGTTTTCCTAACAAGTTTGCTTCTGGTTTCACTGCTGCTATGCTCTGCTCTATTCCAATGCGGCGTTGCTGACTCTCAAAGGGCAGCTCCTCAGCCTCCTGTTGCTCCCGGTCCAGCTG TTGCAGGTTCGGAAGTGTTTTGTAATGCCAAGTGCGAGGGGAGATGTGCGAAAGCTGGTGAACAAAAACGTTGCAAGAAATATTGCATGATTTGTTGCAGTGAGTGCAAGTGTGTTCCTTCTGGGACTTACGGAAATAAGTCGGAGTGCCCTTGCTATAGAGACAAGTTGAACTCCAAGGAGAATCCCAAATGCCCTTGA
- the LOC123199356 gene encoding uncharacterized protein LOC123199356, which translates to MGMIMSFMGKGMPSTQTLNMLMGTLYKQFIDKDVKEFDDFHAAILDIFTTVNSTLPGKHYDVPSRKEVQECFIKWEKGDQESKKHVFVEFITQRVKVGVLDDSTVITGIVTPPAAMAAKKAGENVPQLKMIKAIPDFIFVPSATVLALMSAKLSRKMLMGKLGNSAS; encoded by the exons ATGGGTATGATCATGAGTTTCATGGGGAAAG GGATGCCATCCACACAGACGTTAAATATGCTAATGGGTACCCTCTACAAGCAATTCATTGACAAAGATGTCAAAGAATTCGATGACTTCCACGCAGCAATTTTGGATATATTCAC CACTGTCAACTCAACATTGCCAGGCAAACATTACGATGTACCATCCCGTAAAGAAGTTCAG GAATGCTTTATTAAATGGGAAAAAGGTGATCAAGAGTCAAAAAAGCATGTGTTTGTTGAATTCATCACGCAGAGAGTAAAGGTTGGCGTCCTAGATGATTCCACTGTGATAACAGGAATAGTGACACCTCCAGCAGCCATGGCAGCTAAGAAAGCAGGAGAGAATGTGCCCCAGTTGAAGATGATCAAGGCCATACCTGATTTTATCTTCGTGCCATCGGCAACAGTTCTAGCCCTCATGTCAGCCAAGCTTTCCAGAAAGATGCTCATGGGAAAATTAGGAAATTCCGCATCTTGA
- the LOC123199355 gene encoding uncharacterized protein LOC123199355, with protein MGPDLQMEENSNALIEVSATKQNNEIVSLDPQNKFMHNANKMDDDTFHMRGLVDGKAKVQNGSGDVEVKITDNQITGNVPQDSENELNNCANNMDDDMLRMRGLFHGKSKAQNGSEDVEVNITDCTVSSDLGLVEAECQDTTENSSSFDNSVSETQNASTLSDVEIESPFRGANASASVFEGYNGAFPRRKKKLTDHWRRFIRPIMWRCKWIELQLKELQLQAQKYDIEIADYDQRKRFEYEKLALEGIDARSRPFSHQFRRNKVMKRKKRKRVEDTTDLASYMSQHNLFSYYDYKRSSADSTCMEVDCGNLVNSADNKIVNGKQGFEFDDGWLSFEFKGVDKSLEQILSKIEVVQSQVRQLKSRIDKVVSENPGKFCSVNRLSLLIPCDTLASSDQNAASPENGNERPNRSLYISSQRRSECNIGDLFVPGSASDEEAIPLPDTNRRTEQPQIGGSYENNKESILMDDQAYQEVLQQCFEREISRITENPQLQARNLSSSPDIAPEAELPIETSVPHSQPSSSRSNVRNNRRKLGRRKSRTGKWSRRSSG; from the exons ATGGGTCCTGACTTACAGATGGAGGAGAATTCAAACGCCTTGATTGAAGTTTCTGCCACTAAGCAGAACAATGAAATCGTATCCCTAGATCCCCAGAATAAGTTTATGCATAATGCAAATAAGATGGATGATGACACTTTTCATATGAGAGGTTTAGTTGATGGGAAAGCTAAGGTACAAAATGGAAGCGGAGATGTTGAGGTTAAGATAACTGATAACCAGATTACTGGAAATGTACCCCAAGATTCAGAGAATGAGTTGAATAATTGTGCAAATAATATGGATGATGACATGCTTCGTATGAGAGGTTTATTTCATGGGAAAAGTAAGGCACAAAATGGAAGTGAAGATGTGGAGGTTAATATAACTGACTGCACAGTATCTAGTGACCTTGGGTTGGTTGAAGCTGAATGCCAGGACACGACTGAGAATTCAAGTTCTTTTGATAACTCTGTATCTGAGACTCAGAATGCCTCAACTTTGAGTGATGTTGAAATTGAATCACCATTTCGTGGTGCCAATGCATCTGCATCAGTTTTTGAAGGATACAATGGAGCATTTCCTAGGAg GAAGAAGAAGTTGACAGATCATTGGCGTCGATTTATACGTCCTATCATGTGGCGATGTAAATGGATAGAACTCCAACTTAAGGAACTTCAGTTGCAGGCACAGAAATATGATATAGAAATTGCTGATTATGATCAGAGAAAACGGTTTGAGTATGAAAAGTTAGCATTAGAAGGTATTGATGCAAGATCACGTCCATTTTCTCATCAATTTCGAAGAAATAAAGTcatgaaaaggaagaagagaaagcgAGTGGAAGATACAACTGATCTAGCATCGTACATGTCACAGCACAATCTGTTCTCTTACTATG ACTATAAGAGGTCTTCTGCTGACAGTACCTGTATGGAAGTTGATTGTGGTAATTTAG TGAATTCTGCAGATAATAAGATTGTAAATGGCAAACAAGGGTTTGAGTTTGATGATGGATGGTTGTCGTTTGAGTTTAAGGGTGTTGATAAATCTTTGGAGCAAATACTTTCAAAGATTGAAGTGGTTCAATCACAAGTTCGCCAACTGAAAAGTCGGATTGACAAGGTGGTGAGTGAAAATCCTGGAAAGTTCTGTTCCGTTAATAGATTGAGCTTGCTTATACCATGTGATACATTGGCCAGTTCTGATCAAAACGCTGCTTCTCCTGAAAATGGAAATGAAAGGCCAAATAGATCATTGTATATTTCTTCCCAGCGTAGATCTGAGTgtaacattggagatctttttGTGCCTGGAAGTGCAAGTGATGAAGAGGCGATTCCTCTTCCTGATACAAACAGAAGAACAGAGCAGCCTCAGATTGGGGGTTCATatgaaaat AACAAGGAATCAATCCTGATGGATGATCAGGCATATCAGGAAGTCTTGCAGCAGTGCTTTGAAAGAGAAATTAGTCGGATCACAGAGAACCCACAACTGCAAGCTAGAAATCTGAGTTCAAGTCCTGATATTGCTCCGGAAGCTGAGTTGCCCATAGAAACATCTGTGCCTCATAGTCAACCATCTAGTTCCAGGTCAAATGTGCGTAACAACAGGAGGAAACTGGGGAGGCGAAAATCACGCACAGGTAAATGGAGTCGCAGATCCTCTGGCTAG